A region from the uncultured Bacteroides sp. genome encodes:
- a CDS encoding polysaccharide lyase family protein produces MKSMNLAKIVFVCMAMGFSSFALCATQPKVTLIEDAETYTLNNGIVTARISKVTGDLVSLRFNGIEMFGTNLSPDFIPKAQGSSPVNNPNWSNPSITGRAHAYWSHDAMGVKGSAPAIPSVTINPKDNAGKRAEVSVKAISNGRKLGTGPGTGSEGDFASDIEIRYAMEQGEPGVYTYSVFEHKPEYPLTQLGEARFCAKLADFFDWLSVAQDSKHDLYYPKGMKFGDKYVFTDVQSENRAFGWSSTTKKLGLFFINASMEYMSGGPTKVEFLGHRDTNAAAAPTVLNYWRSSHYGGAEVNVAAGEDWKKVVGPFFIYVNSGQNPEDIYADARVRAEKEAAKWPYEWVKGVDYPLAKERAVVKGQLSLKDPIVSGDFVNLAVGLTAPAYVSPRPGNGPQVITDWQRDAKFYQFWVKGNADGTFTIPNVRPGKYTLHAMTDGVLGEFVKTDVVVKAGGSLDLGKLGWKPVRHGKQVWDIGIPNRNASEFFKAEEYSDPEISLQYAVLFPSDITYTIGKSDFRKDWFFQQVPHNEDPNAKSVPFRGVSSPGRATPYTIVFDMPEAPKGKATLRLAICGTGAKSFNISVNGEPAGVIDGLSGDGGITRHGKQAIWYEKDLIFNAGLLKAGENKLVITMPAGPINNGIMYDYIRLELDENDLAN; encoded by the coding sequence ATGAAATCAATGAACTTAGCTAAAATAGTATTCGTCTGTATGGCAATGGGGTTTTCTTCGTTTGCTTTGTGCGCAACTCAACCTAAAGTGACGCTGATAGAGGATGCCGAGACTTATACATTAAACAATGGCATCGTCACTGCCCGAATTTCGAAAGTGACGGGTGATCTCGTTTCCCTCCGTTTCAATGGTATTGAGATGTTTGGGACTAATCTTTCTCCTGATTTTATTCCGAAGGCTCAAGGCAGCTCACCCGTTAATAATCCGAACTGGAGCAATCCGTCCATAACCGGACGTGCACATGCCTATTGGTCGCATGATGCTATGGGTGTAAAGGGAAGTGCACCTGCCATACCTTCTGTCACTATTAATCCTAAAGATAATGCAGGAAAACGCGCGGAAGTTTCTGTTAAGGCCATCTCTAACGGGCGAAAACTGGGTACAGGCCCGGGAACAGGCTCCGAGGGAGATTTTGCATCCGATATAGAAATACGTTATGCAATGGAACAGGGAGAACCGGGGGTGTATACTTACTCTGTCTTTGAACATAAGCCTGAATATCCGCTTACGCAATTGGGGGAAGCTCGCTTTTGTGCTAAACTTGCCGATTTTTTTGATTGGTTGAGTGTGGCGCAGGATTCTAAACATGACTTATATTACCCAAAAGGCATGAAGTTTGGGGACAAATATGTTTTTACCGATGTGCAATCGGAAAATCGTGCATTCGGATGGTCCAGTACTACTAAAAAACTCGGGCTCTTTTTTATTAACGCTTCTATGGAGTATATGAGCGGAGGCCCCACTAAAGTTGAGTTCTTAGGACATCGTGATACTAATGCGGCGGCGGCACCCACCGTATTGAATTATTGGAGAAGTAGTCATTACGGAGGTGCTGAAGTGAATGTTGCAGCAGGGGAAGATTGGAAAAAGGTAGTGGGACCTTTTTTTATCTATGTTAATTCAGGTCAGAACCCGGAAGATATTTATGCGGACGCCAGAGTACGTGCCGAAAAAGAGGCGGCAAAATGGCCGTATGAATGGGTGAAAGGGGTAGATTATCCGCTTGCTAAGGAACGGGCAGTGGTAAAAGGGCAGTTATCTTTAAAAGATCCTATCGTTAGTGGCGATTTCGTTAATCTGGCGGTTGGGCTGACGGCTCCGGCATATGTATCGCCACGACCAGGAAACGGACCACAGGTAATTACCGATTGGCAGAGAGATGCCAAATTTTATCAGTTTTGGGTTAAAGGGAATGCGGATGGTACGTTTACAATTCCAAATGTACGTCCGGGAAAATATACATTGCATGCGATGACTGATGGTGTATTGGGCGAATTTGTTAAAACAGATGTTGTAGTGAAAGCCGGTGGATCACTTGATTTAGGTAAGTTGGGGTGGAAGCCGGTAAGACACGGAAAGCAGGTATGGGACATAGGTATTCCGAATAGGAATGCATCGGAATTCTTTAAAGCTGAAGAATATAGTGATCCGGAAATATCCTTGCAATATGCCGTGCTTTTCCCTAGTGATATAACTTATACCATCGGGAAAAGTGATTTCCGCAAAGACTGGTTTTTCCAACAGGTGCCTCATAATGAAGATCCGAATGCAAAATCGGTTCCTTTCCGCGGAGTTTCTTCTCCGGGAAGGGCAACGCCGTATACTATTGTGTTTGATATGCCGGAAGCTCCAAAAGGAAAAGCAACGCTTAGATTGGCCATATGCGGAACAGGAGCAAAATCTTTTAATATATCTGTTAATGGTGAGCCTGCCGGAGTAATAGACGGACTGTCGGGAGATGGCGGAATTACCAGACATGGTAAACAGGCAATCTGGTATGAAAAAGATTTGATTTTTAATGCAGGGCTATTGAAGGCTGGCGAAAATAAACTTGTTATAACGATGCCTGCCGGGCCAATAAATAATGGTATTATGTATGATTACATTCGTCTTGAACTTGATGAAAACGATTTAGCGAACTAA